A single genomic interval of Mesoaciditoga lauensis cd-1655R = DSM 25116 harbors:
- the radA gene encoding DNA repair protein RadA, protein MKREKDKIYVCSNCGYTSAKWFGRCPQCGEWNTAVEVEGAMKKAPSTVEFESSKSSIAVIERLKTNMHEMDRVLGGGLTPGSVVLVAGGPGIGKSTLLLQYASALAEKGSVYYISGEESVSQILTRVKRLKADKGTLFLSSSVEVDSVFSSIKKKPIAMVFDSIQTLHTSGMNALTGSVSQMRECTVKLVEYAKSTNTPIFIIGHITKIGNIAGPMVLEHMVDTVLYLEGEPRSGRRILRSIKNRFGPTDEIAVYEMNSNGMAEIPDPSRIFADMDSEEPGNALSVVVEGSRSLLVNVQTLATFNRRSSPIRIARGIENSRLLMLSALTSNYLGVHLENNDLYLNILGGLKVTDPAVDLAVVAALYSSSKKMHFPIKTVFVGEVGLDGRIRPVPQMKMRVSEAKRMGIKRIITSYYSKEKDTIGVKTVREAITKALAGDE, encoded by the coding sequence GTGAAGCGGGAAAAGGATAAGATTTACGTTTGTTCCAATTGTGGATACACTTCGGCAAAATGGTTTGGAAGATGTCCCCAATGTGGTGAATGGAATACAGCTGTAGAAGTAGAAGGGGCTATGAAAAAGGCCCCTTCTACGGTAGAATTTGAATCTTCCAAAAGCTCGATTGCCGTCATCGAGAGATTGAAAACTAACATGCATGAAATGGACAGAGTGTTGGGAGGAGGGCTAACTCCCGGAAGTGTGGTGTTAGTTGCAGGAGGGCCCGGCATAGGGAAATCAACCCTCCTTTTACAGTACGCATCCGCCCTTGCCGAAAAAGGAAGCGTTTATTACATAAGTGGAGAAGAATCAGTTTCTCAGATACTCACGCGGGTAAAAAGGTTAAAAGCAGATAAAGGTACACTTTTCCTTTCTTCAAGCGTGGAAGTGGACAGCGTCTTCTCTTCAATTAAGAAAAAACCGATTGCGATGGTCTTTGACTCAATTCAAACACTTCATACGTCTGGCATGAACGCCTTAACCGGTAGCGTTTCCCAAATGAGGGAATGTACCGTAAAGCTTGTTGAGTATGCAAAAAGCACCAATACACCCATATTCATAATAGGTCACATAACCAAAATTGGAAACATAGCGGGTCCGATGGTGCTCGAACATATGGTGGATACGGTGCTTTATCTGGAAGGTGAGCCCAGATCTGGAAGAAGGATTTTAAGATCCATAAAGAACCGCTTTGGACCGACAGATGAAATAGCGGTTTACGAAATGAACTCAAACGGCATGGCGGAGATACCCGATCCTTCCAGAATATTTGCCGATATGGATTCGGAAGAACCCGGAAACGCTTTATCAGTCGTGGTTGAGGGCTCACGTTCTTTGCTGGTGAATGTTCAGACCTTGGCAACGTTTAACCGACGTTCCAGCCCCATTAGAATAGCCAGAGGTATAGAAAATTCAAGATTGCTGATGCTCTCCGCCCTTACATCAAATTATCTAGGAGTGCATCTTGAAAACAACGACCTTTATTTGAACATTTTGGGAGGGTTGAAAGTAACAGACCCGGCTGTGGACTTGGCTGTAGTGGCTGCACTTTACTCCTCCAGTAAAAAAATGCATTTCCCAATTAAAACCGTTTTTGTGGGTGAAGTTGGGTTGGATGGAAGAATTAGACCAGTTCCACAAATGAAGATGCGGGTTTCGGAAGCGAAAAGAATGGGGATAAAGCGCATCATAACTTCATATTATTCCAAAGAGAAAGATACCATCGGCGTTAAAACTGTTAGGGAAGCCATAACGAAAGCACTCGCAGGAGATGAGTGA
- a CDS encoding ATP-dependent Clp protease ATP-binding subunit: MFNKFSKRAAQVFVNAQDEARSLGHSYVGTEHLLLGIMKAANGEAYNILRENGLDYSSLRKEIISIVGSGIPRESFSSPQMTPRARKIIELAYEEAQMLKQNYISTEHILLAILREGEGVAAHILRKFGIDLAEMRRELIEEMGIIPKEEEETEKFSREVSSTDASRSVKTLENLGVDLTEEAKKRKLDPVIGREKEIERIMQILSRRKKNNPVLIGEPGVGKTAIVEGLAQRIASGDVPELLKGKIIFSLDVAALIAGTKYRGEFEKRLKKVINTVKDDKNIILFIDEVHTIVGAGAAEGAVDAANILKPPLARGEIQIIGSTTPDEYRQYIEKDGALERRFQKIYVSEPTTDQALEILRGLKSKYEVHHGVKYSDDALELAVKLSQRYITDHYLPDKAIDVIDEAGARARLKNMIMPDEIKRIEQEIKSAQEEKELAVARQDYDQAAEIRLRERELQQRLNAAYNRWKKAHETEIIHIGTEDVSQIVSNWTGIPLTKIEKSESQKLLSLEKELHKRIVSQEEAIKAISQAIRRARSGLKDPRRPTGSFMFLGPTGVGKTELAKALADYLFGDENALIRIDMSEYMERFAVSRLVGAPPGYVGYEEGGTLTEKIRRRPFSVVLLDEIEKAHPDVFNILLQILDEGRLTDSQGHTVDFRNTIIIMTSNLGGEIINKTKHSLGFVEENSEEASYKSMKSIVMEEVKKTFRPEFLNRLDEVIVFHSLTRTDVEKIIDILMKDVKKRLQERGIKIVLNKKSKEYLISKGFDPIYGARPLKREIQKDIEDPLSEQLLANKFSAGDTIVVSVNRGKIVFRKRKAKNNKVVLSEAGKG, encoded by the coding sequence ATGTTTAATAAATTTTCGAAGCGAGCAGCTCAGGTTTTCGTCAACGCACAGGACGAAGCGCGTTCATTGGGGCATTCGTATGTCGGAACAGAGCATTTGCTCTTAGGAATAATGAAGGCCGCTAACGGAGAGGCCTATAACATTCTCCGTGAAAACGGATTGGATTATTCTTCTCTGAGAAAAGAGATCATATCCATAGTTGGTTCTGGCATCCCAAGGGAAAGTTTTTCTTCCCCCCAAATGACACCGCGCGCAAGAAAAATCATAGAATTGGCTTACGAAGAAGCTCAGATGTTGAAACAAAACTACATATCTACGGAGCACATCCTTTTAGCGATATTGCGAGAAGGTGAGGGTGTAGCAGCCCACATATTGAGAAAATTCGGAATAGATCTCGCTGAAATGAGAAGAGAACTCATAGAAGAAATGGGAATCATCCCTAAAGAGGAGGAAGAAACGGAAAAATTTTCAAGAGAAGTGTCCAGCACGGATGCGTCTCGAAGCGTGAAGACGCTGGAAAATTTAGGAGTGGATCTCACGGAAGAGGCAAAAAAAAGGAAGCTAGATCCCGTTATTGGCAGAGAAAAAGAAATAGAAAGAATAATGCAAATTTTATCCAGAAGGAAGAAAAATAATCCCGTTCTTATTGGTGAACCAGGCGTTGGAAAAACCGCTATCGTTGAGGGGTTGGCGCAAAGAATAGCATCTGGAGATGTGCCTGAATTACTTAAGGGAAAGATCATATTCTCTTTGGATGTTGCCGCCCTTATAGCCGGCACAAAGTACAGAGGAGAATTTGAGAAAAGGCTTAAAAAAGTCATAAATACCGTTAAAGATGACAAAAACATAATACTCTTCATAGATGAAGTGCACACGATAGTCGGAGCGGGAGCTGCCGAAGGGGCAGTCGATGCGGCCAACATCTTGAAGCCTCCGTTGGCACGTGGTGAAATTCAAATAATAGGTTCCACCACGCCAGATGAATATCGGCAATACATAGAAAAAGATGGGGCTTTGGAACGCAGATTCCAAAAGATATATGTTAGCGAACCAACCACAGATCAGGCTCTTGAAATATTGAGAGGCTTAAAATCCAAATACGAAGTTCACCATGGGGTTAAGTACAGCGATGATGCGTTAGAATTGGCGGTAAAACTTTCTCAACGTTACATAACGGATCACTACTTGCCGGATAAAGCCATAGATGTTATAGATGAAGCCGGTGCACGAGCCAGGTTGAAAAACATGATAATGCCAGATGAAATAAAGAGAATAGAACAGGAAATAAAGAGCGCACAAGAAGAGAAAGAGCTTGCGGTTGCCAGGCAGGATTACGATCAAGCGGCAGAGATAAGGTTGAGAGAAAGAGAACTCCAACAAAGATTGAACGCTGCTTACAACAGATGGAAAAAAGCGCATGAAACGGAAATAATACATATTGGAACTGAAGATGTATCGCAAATAGTTTCAAACTGGACTGGCATACCTTTGACAAAGATAGAAAAGAGTGAAAGCCAGAAGTTGTTGAGTTTGGAAAAAGAGTTACACAAAAGGATCGTTTCACAAGAAGAAGCCATTAAGGCAATATCTCAAGCCATAAGAAGGGCAAGATCCGGGTTAAAAGATCCAAGAAGGCCTACTGGTTCGTTCATGTTCTTAGGACCTACCGGAGTTGGAAAAACCGAGCTTGCAAAAGCGTTGGCCGATTATCTGTTTGGTGACGAAAATGCTTTGATAAGAATTGATATGTCCGAATACATGGAGAGATTCGCGGTATCGCGACTTGTTGGAGCGCCTCCAGGTTACGTGGGTTACGAAGAAGGAGGAACTTTGACCGAAAAGATAAGAAGAAGGCCATTTTCCGTCGTGCTGTTGGATGAAATAGAAAAGGCTCATCCGGATGTTTTCAACATACTGCTTCAAATATTAGATGAAGGTCGTTTGACCGATTCACAAGGCCATACGGTCGATTTCAGGAACACGATAATAATAATGACATCGAACCTGGGTGGAGAAATAATAAACAAAACCAAACATTCACTTGGATTTGTTGAAGAAAACAGTGAAGAAGCCTCCTATAAATCGATGAAATCGATCGTCATGGAGGAAGTTAAGAAAACGTTCAGGCCAGAATTCCTTAACCGCCTTGATGAAGTCATTGTATTCCACTCACTCACGAGAACCGATGTGGAAAAGATAATAGACATCTTGATGAAAGACGTGAAAAAGCGGCTTCAAGAACGTGGCATAAAGATAGTTCTCAACAAGAAATCAAAAGAGTATTTGATCTCCAAAGGATTTGATCCGATATACGGTGCAAGGCCATTGAAGCGTGAAATACAAAAAGACATCGAAGATCCGCTCTCAGAACAATTGTTGGCCAATAAATTTTCTGCAGGAGATACCATAGTTGTGAGTGTCAACAGGGGAAAGATCGTTTTCAGAAAACGAAAAGCCAAGAACAACAAGGTAGTGCTAAGTGAAGCGGGAAAAGGATAA
- a CDS encoding CPBP family intramembrane glutamic endopeptidase: MDFFDFIKLIAFSFPFLAAFYFIRKVIPSSEIAAVILISFSVYLIWCFHMILKKKGLGIGTWFRMKTFGNDLLWSIIVFPVVFGIYLLMVFLTSKIWSSDIMHPYFSLNTNPFLMVLALGLFFPVAEEVVFRGALYEYMEQKFSPEFSMVMVSTAFAVVHPLEDWMKMFVLGMLLNLLYYRRKTLTVPATLHVMVNLLYLSIMYLYTSKV; encoded by the coding sequence GTGGACTTTTTTGATTTCATAAAATTAATAGCATTTTCCTTTCCTTTTTTAGCAGCTTTCTATTTTATAAGAAAAGTCATACCTTCTTCCGAAATAGCTGCTGTAATTTTGATTTCATTTTCAGTTTATCTGATTTGGTGTTTTCACATGATCCTTAAGAAAAAAGGGCTAGGAATAGGTACATGGTTCCGAATGAAAACGTTTGGAAACGACTTGCTATGGTCTATCATAGTGTTTCCCGTTGTGTTTGGAATATATCTTTTGATGGTATTTTTGACATCTAAAATTTGGAGTTCAGATATAATGCATCCTTATTTTTCTTTGAACACGAATCCCTTTTTGATGGTCTTAGCTTTAGGATTATTCTTTCCGGTTGCAGAAGAGGTGGTTTTCAGAGGTGCATTATACGAATATATGGAACAGAAGTTCTCACCAGAATTCTCCATGGTTATGGTATCCACGGCATTTGCCGTGGTACATCCATTGGAAGATTGGATGAAAATGTTTGTTCTTGGAATGCTTTTAAATTTGTTATACTATAGGAGGAAGACCTTGACGGTTCCGGCCACGCTTCATGTGATGGTTAATTTGTTGTACTTATCCATTATGTATTTGTACACGTCAAAGGTCTGA